From one Macrobrachium nipponense isolate FS-2020 chromosome 37, ASM1510439v2, whole genome shotgun sequence genomic stretch:
- the LOC135209232 gene encoding uncharacterized protein LOC135209232, whose product MIFSNKNATTNVMHAAKLENVLIQVTKAITKGHIVVADSESRMGCCKTPKNRISERELHLMALLQQDYHSDPLPTSTNYWLAQEDPHFAKQAEKEAAIPRMSRKAGGGGAGGVLMSRADITRAYQEQLQRGGAAASGYPAGEGAFAHYPNVHLMGSNLSLKQGNQRRIDKATKEAWPRDVM is encoded by the exons ATGATTTTCTCCAACAAAAACGCCACCACCAACGTCATGCACGCTGCAAA GTTAGAAAACGTGTTGATCCAGGTGACCAAAGCCATCACGAAAGGTCACATCGTCGTAGCTGATTCCGAGTCCAGAATGGGCTGCTGCAAG ACGCCAAAGAACCGGATCTCTGAGCGAGAACTCCACCTGATGGCTCTCCTGCAGCAGGACTACCACTCCGACCCCTTGCCAACCTCCACCAACTACTGGCTGGCGCAGGAGGACCCCCACTTCGCCAAGCAAGCCGAGAAGGAAGCGGCCATCCCCAGGATGTCGAGGAAGGCGGGCGGCGGCGGTGCCGGCGGCGTCCTCATGTCCCGCGCTGACATCACCAGAGCCTACCAGGAGCAGCTCCAGAGGGGCGGCGCCGCAGCGTCTGGGTATCCCGCTGGGGAAGGCGCTTTCGCCCACTACCCCAACGTCCACCTGATGGGGTCGAATTTGTCGCTGAAGCAGGGAAACCAGAGGAGGATCGACAAGGCCACGAAGGAGGCGTGGCCTAGGGACGTCATGTGA
- the LOC135209233 gene encoding phosphoenolpyruvate carboxykinase, cytosolic [GTP]-like, which yields MVSSGISSTKTLGCPQLTSVITEASQMFAETSKKDLDLEKLNLKSFQGMIVGLRPKVRQFVVESARLCQPSAIHVCDGSDREMRDLLNIMQQAGMIEPLPQYTNCWLARTDPGDVARVESRTFIVTKDRRETIPMPKEGTKGLLGNWMSPDDLEKAIQDRFPGCMTGRTMYVVPYSMGPVGSPLSKIGVEVTDSPYVVASMRTMTRMGESVLDTLGDGDFVKCLHSVGCPLPLEKNLVNNWPCDPERTIVTHVPETKEIISFGSGYGGNSLLGKKCFALRIGSTIAKKEGWLAEHMLILGITNPKGVKKYIAAAFPSACGKTNLAMMTPSLPGYKVECVGDDIAWMKFDEDGILRAINPENGFFGVAPGTSMHTNPVAMKTVLSNTIFTNVAKTSDGGVFWEGLEKELPNNVTITSWLGDTNWCKESGKPAAHPNSRFCTPAGQCPIIDPAWEDPKGVPISAILFGGRRPEGVPLIYEAFNWRHGVMVGAAMRSEATAAAEHKGKVIMHDPFAMRPFFGYNFGHYLQHWLSMEQRTDKPLPQIFHVNWFRKDEKGRFIWPGFGDNVRVLDWILQRIDGDNVGEESAVGILPKPSSLKMEGLENHNIDLDELFRLPKDFWQQEVRDIAKYFSEQVGDDLPNEIAEELKKLDKRIEKL from the exons ATGGTGTCCAGTGGCATATCTTCTACAAAAACCTTGGGTTGTCCACA ACTGACAAGTGTGATTACTGAAGCATCACAAATGTTTGCCGAGACTAGTAAGAAGGATCTCGATCTTGAGAAGTTGAACCTAAAATCCTTCCAGGGAATGATTGTTGGCTTAAGACCAAAG GTACGACAGTTTGTGGTGGAAAGCGCTCGTCTATGCCAACCATCAGCCATCCATGTTTGTGATGGCAGCGACCGTGAGATGAGAGACCTCCTCAACATCATGCAACAGGCAGGCATGATTGAACCATTGCCCCAATACACTAATTGTTGGCTTGCTCGCACTGACCCCGGAGACGTAGCTCGCGTGGAGAGCAGAACTTTCATTGTCACCAAAGACCGAAGAGAGACCATTCCAATGCCCAAGGAGGGCACCAAGGGACTACTGGGCAACTGGATGTCTCCTGATGACCTCGAAAAAGCTATTCAAGATAGATTTCCCGGCTGCATGACTGGCAGAACCATGTATGTTGTGCCTTATTCCATGGGTCCAGTAGGTTCCCCTCTGTCAAAGATTGGTGTCGAAGTGACTGATTCTCCGTACGTCGTTGCTTCCATGCGTACGATGACTAGGATGGGAGAGTCTGTATTAGATACTCTTGGAGATGGGGATTTCGTCAAATGCCTCCATTCAGTTGGATGTCCTCTTCCACTCGAGAAAAACCTTGTCAACAACTGGCCATGTGATCCTGAACGCACCATTGTCACCCACGTTccagagacaaaagaaatcaTCTCCTTCGGTTCAGGATATGGTGGAAATTCCCTCCTGGGAAAGAAATGTTTTGCTCTCAGAATTGGTTCTACAATTGCAAAGAAGGAAGGCTGGTTAGCTGAGCACATGCTTATTCTAGGTATCACTAACCCCAAAGGAGTAAAGAAGTACATTGCAGCAGCTTTCCCTTCTGCCTGTGGCAAGACCAACCTGGCCATGATGACACCTTCCCTACCTGGATACAAAGTAGAATGTGTAGGTGATGATATCGCTTGGATGAAATTTGATGAAGATGGAATCTTAAGAGCAATCAACCCAGAAAATGGCTTCTTTGGAGTAGCTCCAGGTACCTCCATGCACACAAACCCTGTGGCAATGAAGACTGTTCTTTCAAATACAATTTTCACTAATGTTGCAAAGACCAGTGATGGTGGAGTCTTCTGGGAGGGTCTGGAAAAGGAATTGCCTAATAATGTCACAATCACTTCTTGGTTAGGAGACACAAACTGGTGCAAAGAATCTGGAAAACCTGCTGCTCATCCCAACTCGAGATTCTGCACTCCTGCTGGTCAATGCCCTATCATAGACCCTGCATGGGAAGACCCAAAAGGTGTTCCCATTTCAGCTATCTTGTTTGGTGGAAGAAGACCTGAAGGTGTCCCTCTGATCTATGAAGCCTTTAACTGGAGGCATGGCGTAATGGTAGGAGCAGCTATGCGCTCAGAGGCCACAGCAGCTGCAGAACACAAGGGTAAGGTCATCATGCACGATCCATTTGCCATGAGACCTTTCTTTGGATACAACTTTGGTCATTACTTGCAGCACTGGCTAAGTATGGAACAGAGAACAGACAAACcccttcctcagatcttccatgtcAACTGGTTCAGAAAGGACGAGAAGGGCCGTTTCATCTGGCCTGGATTTGGCGACAATGTCCGCGTTTTGGACTGGATTTTGCAGCGTATTGATGGGGACAACGTTGGGGAAGAAAGTGCAGTGGGAATTCTGCCGAAACCTTCCTCCCTGAAAATGGAAGGTCTAGAAAACCATAACATTGACCTGGACGAACTTTTCAGACTCCCAAAAGACTTTTGGCAGCAGGAAGTTAGAGACATAGCAAAGTACTTCTCGGAGCAAGTTGGTGACGATCTGCCAAATGAAATAGCAGAGGAACTGAAGAAGCTCGACAAACGCATCGAGAAGCTGTAG
- the LOC135209234 gene encoding phosphoenolpyruvate carboxykinase, cytosolic [GTP]-like, protein MVFSDTSAHNMEIAQMKSAITEASKVLAEMYKRHLDQETPDLKEFRGLAGLRPKVRKFVEESIRLCQPSDIHICDGSDRELKNLLNIMQKAGMIEPLSKYTNCWLARTDPGDVARVESKTFIVTRDRCETIPTPKEGVKGLLGKWMSPDDLKKAIQDRFPGCMAGRTMYVVPYSMGPVGSPLSKIGVEITDSPYVVASMRTMTRMGESVLDTLGDEDFVKCLHSVGCPLPLKKNLVNNWPCDPERTIVTHVPETKEIISFGSGYGGNSLLGKKCFALRIGSTIAKKEGWLAEHMLILGITNPKGVKKYIAAAFPSACGKTNLAMMTPSLPGYKVECVGDDIAWMKFDEDGILRAINPENGFFGVAPGTSMHTNPVAMKTVLSNTIFTNVAKTSDGGVFWEGLEKELPNNVTITSWLGDTNWCKESGKPAAHPNSRFCTPAGQCPIIDPAWEDPKGVPISAILFGGRRPEGVPLIYEAFNWRHGVMVGAAMRSEATAAAEHKGKVIMHDPFAMRPFFGYNFGHYLQHWLSMEQRTDKPLPQIFHVNWFRKDEKGRFIWPGFGDNVRVLDWILQRIDGDNVGEESAVGILPKPSSLKMEGLENQNIDLDELFRLPKDFWQKEVRDIAKYFSEQVGDYLPNEIAEELKKLDKRIEKL, encoded by the exons ATGGTCTTCAGTGACACATCTGCCCACAACATGGAGATAGCTCA AATGAAAAGTGCAATAACTGAAGCATCCAAAGTCTTGGCAGAGATGTACAAGAGACATCTTGATCAGGAGACACCAGATCTTAAAGAGTTTCGGGGACTTGCTGGTCTGAGGCCAAAG GTTCGGAAGTTTGTTGAGGAAAGCATTCGTTTATGCCAGCCATCAGACATTCACATCTGTGATGGCAGTGACCGAGAACTCAAGAATCTCCTTAACATCATGCAGAAGGCTGGAATGATTGAACCTTTATCTAAATACACCAACTGTTGGCTTGCCCGCACTGACCCCGGAGACGTAGCTCGCGTGGAAAGCAAGACATTTATTGTCACCAGGGACCGTTGTGAGACCATTCCTACCCCAAAGGAAGGTGTCAAGGGTCTTCTGGGCAAGTGGATGTCACCTGATGATCTTAAGAAAGCTATTCAAGATAGATTTCCTGGATGCATGGCTGGCAGAACCATGTACGTCGTGCCCTATTCCATGGGTCCAGTAGGTTCACCTTTGTCAAAAATTGGTGTTGAAATAACCGATTCTCCATACGTTGTTGCTTCCATGCGCACAATGACTAGGATGGGAGAGTCTGTCTTAGATACTCTTGGAGATGAGGATTTCGTCAAATGTCTTCATTCTGTGGGATGTCCACTTCCACTCAAGAAAAACCTTGTCAACAATTGGCCATGCGATCCTGAACGCACCATTGTCACCCACGTTccagagacaaaagaaatcaTCTCCTTCGGTTCAGGATATGGTGGAAATTCCCTCCTGGGAAAGAAATGCTTTGCTCTCAGAATTGGTTCTACAATTGCAAAGAAGGAAGGCTGGTTAGCTGAGCACATGCTTATTCTAGGTATTACTAACCCCAAAGGAGTAAAGAAGTACATTGCAGCAGCTTTCCCTTCTGCCTGTGGCAAGACCAACCTGGCCATGATGACACCTTCCCTACCCGGATACAAAGTAGAATGTGTAGGTGATGATATCGCTTGGATGAAATTTGATGAAGATGGAATCTTAAGAGCAATCAACCCAGAAAATGGCTTCTTTGGAGTAGCTCCAGGTACCTCCATGCACACAAACCCTGTGGCAATGAAGACTGTTCTTTCAAATACAATTTTCACTAATGTTGCAAAGACCAGTGATGGTGGAGTCTTCTGGGAGGGTCTGGAAAAGGAATTGCCTAATAATGTCACAATCACTTCTTGGTTAGGAGACACAAACTGGTGCAAAGAATCTGGAAAACCTGCTGCTCATCCCAACTCGAGATTCTGCACTCCTGCTGGTCAATGCCCTATCATAGACCCTGCATGGGAAGATCCAAAAGGTGTTCCCATTTCAGCTATCTTGTTTGGTGGAAGAAGACCTGAAGGTGTCCCTCTGATCTATGAAGCCTTTAACTGGAGGCATGGCGTAATGGTAGGAGCAGCTATGCGCTCAGAGGCCACAGCAGCTGCGGAACACAAGGGTAAGGTCATCATGCACGATCCATTTGCCATGAGACCTTTCTTTGGATACAACTTTGGTCATTACTTGCAGCACTGGCTAAGTATGGAACAGAGAACCGACAAACcccttcctcagatcttccatgtcAACTGGTTCAGAAAGGACGAGAAGGGCCGTTTCATCTGGCCTGGATTTGGCGACAATGTCCGCGTTTTGGACTGGATTCTGCAGCGTATTGATGGGGACAACGTTGGGGAAGAAAGTGCAGTGGGAATTCTGCCGAAACCTTCCTCCCTGAAAATGGAAGGTCTAGAAAACCAGAACATTGACCTGGACGAACTTTTCAGACTTCCAAAAGACTTCTGGCAAAAGGAAGTTAGAGACATAGCAAAGTACTTCTCGGAGCAAGTTGGTGACTATCTGCCAAATGAAATAGCAGAGGAATTGAAGAAGCTCGACAAACGCATCGAGAAGCTGTAG